The Lysobacter gummosus sequence GTCGCATCGACGACGCAGAACCGGTCGCCGATCGCTACCGGCTGTGGGACGTGGCGACCGAAACCGGCGAGTTGCGTTACCTGGACCAGCAGCCGACCTGCCTGGCGATGCTGCGCCGGATCGCCTCCCCGCAGCTGCCGCCGTCGGTGCTGTGCCTGGACCAAAGCCGGCGTTCGGCCCCGAATGGATTCAGCCTGAGCCCGCGCGGCGACACCGTGTATTTGTCGCTGGCCAAGTGGGACGGCGCCGATATCGGTTACATGGATCTGCCTGAAGAGCCGAAGACGTTTGTTCCAGGCTGGCTCAACTGATTGATTCGGAAGTAAAAACCTCTTTCGGAAAAGCTTCGGTTGTGACGTCGTTCCGAATTCGTCTAACTCTCCGTCAAATTTCCGGCACCGGGTTCGTTGCTCAGGCAAATAAAAACCTCATTCCCCGCAAATGAGGTGGACCAATGGAGCAAGCATTGTGGGCCGATCGCGGACAGCTTCTGCAGCTGGACGCTCAGGATCTGTCCGTTCAGGCAAGTTGCGTCGGCGTCTCGCGACTGGGCAGCGCCCAGTTGTCCGGAACTCACTTCTCGATCTGGGTACAGCTGCGCGGCAGCTCCTGGGTCGAGGCCAAAGAGGGCAAGTTCCGCCTCAAGCGCGGTGACTGGATCGCGTTCGAGCGCGACTCCAAGCCGGTCCTGCAGGCCGACCGCTACGGCGTGTGCATCGGTCTGAACCTGACCGCCGACGCGATCAAGTCGATGGCCCGCCTGGCCGACAGCAGCCTGTACGCCGGCCGCGGCCGCATGAGCCGTCACGACGCCCGCATCGCCCTGCGCCTGTGGCGCCAGGCCCATGCCCGCGGCGGCGAGGCCGACACCGGCTTCGACATCAACGCCCTGCGCCCGATCCTGCTGCACCTGGCCGGCGTCCAGCGCGACCTGACCGCCCGCATCCAGCGTTGCCCGGGCCGCTCGCGCAGCCGCAAGCGCCAGGTGTTCGGGCGTCTGCAACGCGCCCGCCTGTACCTGGAAGGCAACTGCGACCGCGTCGTGCGCATCAGCGAGCTGGCCGAGCTGACCAGCTTCTCGAGCTGGTACTTCTCCAAGACCTTCCACAGCCTGTACGAGGAAAGCCCGCAGGCCGCTTCGGCGCGCATGCGTCTGGAGCACGCGGCGGACTTGTTGAAGAACACCTCGATGATGATCGGCGAAGTCGCGGCCGCCAGCGGTTTCGACAACTGCTGCAGCTTCGCTCGCGCTTTCCGCGCCCGCTTCGGCACCTCCGCCACGCGTTACCGCAGCGCCGCGGCCAGCGCCAAGCTCGAGTCGGCCAAGCCGGCGTTGGTGCCGATGCGCAAGCTGGCGATGGCGAGCTGAGTCCCGCGACGGCGCAAGCCGTCGGGACGAAAGCGATACGAAAGATAGATGTGGTTGTACGAAAGAAGCAGGTCGGTGAGCGCGTCGCAGGTCATCGCGGCCTGAATCACCGAAGTTGTCCGGCAAGACCGCATCACTGGCGCCCGCTGTACGCCTGCCCGATCCATTGCGCAGACGCGTGCCCGCCAGCCTCCCCCCGCGGCAGTTACACGATCCGATGAAGACCGCCGGGGTTTCGACTGCGCGCCCGCGCGCAGCGAAGCCTCGGCGCCGGTCCGGCGCAAGGCCGGGCGCGGTCGTCGCGATGGCGTGCACACACTTTCCATTCGATCCGGCTGGCGTCGGTGCAATGCCATGCGGGTTGCGCCGTCGATCGTCGCCATGTCGATCGCTGGCGGTGCCCGCATGTGCGAGCGACGCCGCATGCAGACAGATACGAGATCGATGAGCATCGCCCGCGCGTCATCGACGCGCGATTCATCGCCGAGCATTCGCATCGCGAAGAACGCGATCCACCCAAAACGCAGCGAAAACTGTGCGAGCCGATTCGGCAAAGCGTGCGAGCAGTCAATGCAAAATCCACGCGATATGTGCCGATATTCAATTGATGAATGCGCTATCGGTCAAAAATTACGCCAACACATCACATTTCAGGCGCGCTGCGCGATTCTTACTGTGACGTGACCCAGACCGCGAGGGCCGATTCGGCAAAGTCACCCGGCGTCACCCGCAAAGCAGCATCGTCACTTCGAACGTAATTTTGCAGGGCGTTTTAACACGCCCATAACGAGATTACTGGAGAGAGATAGATGAACCATCGCAGTCTGCGCCCCTCGGCGCGGTACGGCTTGCTGCCGTCCGCTATCGCCGCGGCGTTAGTGTCGGCTCTGGTCCCGGCGATTGCCGGCGCCCAGGAAGCCGACGCCTCCAATCAGGCCACCACCACCCTCGACCGCATCGAAGTCACCGGTTCGCGCATCCGTCAGGCGAATCTGGAAACCTCGCAGCCGGTCGTCACGATGACCCGCGCCGAAATCCAGAAGCAGGGTTTCACCAGCATCGCGGACATCGTCCAGAACATCACCGCTACCGGTTCGCCGGCGATCTCGCGCGCTGACGCGTTGGCGTCGGGCGAAGACGTGGGCGGCCAGTACGTCGACCTGCGCAACCTCGGTCCGCAGCGCACCCTGGTGCTGATCGACGGCAAGCGCATGGGCATCAGCTCCAGCGGCTACTCCGACCTGGCGGCGATCCCGAGCTCGATCGTCGAGCGCATCGAAGTCCTCACCGACGGCGCTTCGGCTCTGTACGGCTCCGACGCGATCGCCGGCGTGGTCAACATCATCACCCGCAAGCGTTTCGACGGCCTGGAAGGCAGCGCGTACCTGGGCCAGTACGGTCAGGGCGACGGCACGAAGGAAGTCTATAACTTCGTCATCGGTCAGACCGGTGAGCGCGGTTCGGTGACCTTGGGCGCCGAGTACAGCAAGGAAGATCCGGTGTTCGCCCGCGATCGTTCCTTCACCGCGTCGCCGCAGGGCCGCGCGCATCCGACCCCCGATCTGGGCGGTCCGGAAGGCAGCGTTCGCAGCAACGGCTGGAGCGGCATCAACCAGTGGGGCACGCTGTTCGACGCCGACGGCAACGCCTTCACGGCCAACCGCGGCACGACCAACACCAAGGACATCAACAACTTCCACCCGACCAACGGTCTGACCGATCAGGCTAACGCCAATCAGCAGATGTACCTGTCGACGGGTCTGGAGCGTCGTTCGGTGTTCGCGAACGCCGAATTCGACATCACCGACAACGTCCGCGCCAAGGCCGACGTGCTGTACACCGATCGCGAAGCGACCCAGCAGATCGCTGGTTACCCGTTCCGTTCGACCGGTTTCAGCGATCGCTATGACGGCGACCTGAGCCTGAAGGGCGACAGCGCCTTCAATCCGTTGGGCTATGACGCCAACTTCTTCCGCCGTGGCTGGGAAGTGCCGCGCCAGACCAAGTCCGAGCTGACCACCTACCGCTTCAGCGGCGGCCTGGAAGGTTCGTTCGAATTCGCCGGCAAGCCGTGGGATTGGGACGTCGGTTACCTGTACAACCAGAACAAGGGCGTCAAGACCGGCACCGGCAATCTGTTCCTGCCGAACGTCGAGAAGGCGCTGGGCCCGTCGTTCGTCGATGCCAGCGGCGTCGCGCGCTGCGGCACCGAGGCCAACCCGATCGCCGGCTGCTACGCCTGGAACCCGCTGCTGGGTCCGGACGTCAACGCCCCGGGTTCGCTGAACAACAAGGATCTGCAGAAGTTCCTGTACCTGCCGACCCACGACACCTCGACCACCAAGACCCAGGTCTACAGCCTCAACCTCAGCGGCGTGCTCGCCACGCTGCCGGCGGGCGACCTCGGCATCGCGGCGGGTTACGAGCACCGCAAGGAAGAGGCTCACTACTCGCCCGACGCGCTGCTGCAGTCGGGCCTGAGCACCGATCTGGCCGGTAGCGAAACCCAGGGCGGCTACTCGCTCGACGAGTTCTACGTCGAGTTGGCCGTGCCGGTGCTGTCGGATGTAGCCTTCGCGAAGGAACTGTCGTTCAACATCGCCGGCCGTTACTCCGACTACAACACCTTCGGCGACACCACCAACGGCAAGTTCAGCCTGAAGTGGAAGCCGATCGACGACCTGCTGATCCGCGGCACCTACGCGACGGGCTTCCGCGCCCCGACCGTGGCCGACCTGTACGGCGGTATCAGCGAGAGCTTCGACAACTACACCGACCCGTGCGACACGCTGTTCGGTTCGGCCGTGCGTAACCCGCAGGTCGCGACGCGTTGCGGCGCTGGCGGCGTTCCGGCGGGCTTCCGCCAGGTCGCTTCGGGCGGCAAGCCGGCGACCGGTCCGAACGCTCAGTCCGACAGCTCGTTCCTGTCGGGTTCGAACCCGAACCTGCTGCCGGAAACCTCGAAGTCCACCACCGTCGGTTTCGTGTACAGCCCGAGCTGGTTCAACGGCTTCGACATCAGCCTGGACTGGTGGAAGATCAAGATCGACGACGTGATCGCGGCTGAGACCGTCTCCTCGATCTTGAACAACTGCTACGTCCTGGGTATCGATTCGGCTTGCGGTCGCTTCATCCGCGACACCGATCCGGACAACCTCGGCCAAGTCGTCGGCGTGACCCGTAACCTGATCAACGCCGGCTACCAGGAAACCGCGGGTTACGACCTGGGCATCTCCTACCGCCTGGCCGACACCCGTTACGGCAACTTCGCTTTCACCTGGAAGACCACCTACGTCGATTACCTGGAATACAAGCGCGACAACGAGTCCACGACTCCGGTCGAGCAGCGTTCCAGCTGGGTCGCCGACGGCGCGAGCAACTTCCGCGTGCGTTCGAACTTCAACGCCGATTGGAGCTGGGGCGACTTCGGCGCGAGCTGGGGCATCCGCTACTACTCCGGCCTGAAGGAAGAGTGCTCGTACGATCTGAACGGCGGCGCCGAGTGCGACAAGCCGGACTATCGTTCGGCGTACAAGGGCGCGGTGCCGGTGCGTGAAGTGGGCGCCAACACCTTCCACGACGTGCAGGTCCGCTACAACACCCCGTGGAACGCCACGGTCTCGCTGGGCGCGAACAACGTGTTCGACCACATCGGCCAGACCATGTACAGCCAGCCGAACAGCAGCTTCAGCTACAACGGCAGCTTCGACATCGGCCGCTTCGTGTACATGAAGTACACCCAGCGCTTCTGATAAGAAGTCAGGCAGTACCGCAATACGACTACGGCCCCGAAAGGGGCCGTAGTTTTTTTTGTTCGGGATTGGGGATTGGGGCTACTGGGAGCCCGGCCAAGACAGTTACCACTGAAACTTAAAACTGACGGTTCAGTCACGTCTTTATGAACAGATTCAGCAGATTCAGCGAATGCCGCGGTGCAGCATGTTTGTGACGGAATTGGCAAATACAGTCTTTACGCGGCCATGTCTGTCGCGAGCCAATACCTGAAGGTACTAGCCAATGAAGTCATCGTTTCGTGTTGCGTTGTTGTGCGGCGCCGTCGTATCCGCGCTCGGTGTTTCTTCCGCAGCGTTCGCCGGCGGACGTCCGGATCTGGTCCTCGCCGGACTCAAGGCCGGCCGTGCTCATCAGGCGGATGAGCTGCTGGTCAAGTACCGCGATGGCACCAGCGCCGTCCAGCAATCCTCCGCGCGGCAGGCCTTCGGCCTGCAGAAGCTGGAGACGCTTCGCGCCGGCAACGCCAAGCGCGGCGAGCTGGCGCTGATGCGCGTTCCGGCCGGCCGCGATCTGGCGGCGACGCTGTATGAGCTCAGCCAGAATCCGAACGTCGAATACGCCGAACCCAACTGGCAGTACCAGCATCAGACCGCCTCGAACGACACCTACTACACCAACGGCTCGTTGTGGGGCATGTACGGCTCGAACTCGACTCCGGCCAACCAGTACGGCTCGCAAGCCGCGGTGGCCTGGGCCGGCGGCCATACCGACTGCGGCAACACCGTCGTGGGCATCATCGACGAAGGCTACATGTACTCGCACCCGGACCTGGCCGCGAACGCGTGGACCAATCCCTACGATCCGGTCGACGGCATCGACAACGACGGCAACGGCTACGTCGATGACGTGCACGGCTGGGATTTCGAAGGCAACGACAACGAAGTCTTCGACGGCGCGGGCGACGATCACGGCACCCACGTCGCCGGCACCATCGCCGGCGCGGGCGGCAACGGCCAGGGCGTGGCGGGCGTGTGCTGGAGCGGCGTCAAGCTGATCAGCGGCAAGTTCCTGGGACGGCGCAGCGGCACCACCGCCAATGCGGTCAAGGCGATCGACTACTTCAACGATCTCAAGTCGCGCCATGGCCTGAACATCGTCGCGACCAACAACTCCTGGGGCGGCGGTCCGTTCTCGCAGGCGCTGCAGGATGCCATCGGCCGGGCCAACACCGCCGGTATTCTGTTCGTGGTCGCCGCGGGCAATTCGGGCGTGAACTGCGAGAGCTCGGACTGCTATCCGGCCGAGTATCCGAACCCGAACGTGCTTTCGGTCACCGCGCTGCGGTCCGACGGCTCGCAGATCTACAGCTACGGTTCGACCACCATCGACATCGGCGCGCCGGGCTATGGCATCTGGTCTACGGTGCCGGTGTCTTCGAAGGGCCAGATCGTGCCGAGCTACGCCAGCTACAACGGCACCTCGATGGCGACTCCGCATGTCACCGGGGCGGTGGCGCTGTACGCGTCCTCGCATCCCGGCGCGACCGCGGCCGACATCAAGAGCGCGATCATGAGTTCGGCGATCGCGACGCCTTCGCTGAGCGGGAAGACCGTCTCCGGCGGCCGTCTGAATGCCAGCGGCTTCTGAGCCTGGATCTCGCGTTTCGTTGAATTTTGAGGATTGCACGATGAAGAAGATCGTTCTGATGCCCGCCATCGCGGGCGGCATGGTCCTGGCCGGCGCACTGGCTTCGGTCACGGCCGCGCCGCCGGCGGACCGGGCCAGCCCCCTGCGCGTGGGCCTGATGGCCGTGGCCGATCCGGCCGGCGGCTTCCAAGGCCAGGTCGAAGTCAGCATCACCAATACCAGCCGCCACACCGCGCGCGTACCCAAGTGGCAATTGCCGTCGAACCTGGTCGAATCCAAGCTGTTCCAGATCAGCCGCGACGGCGTCGCGGTGGCCTATCAGGGCCCGATGATCAAGCGCGGTCTGCCGCAGGCGGAAGATTTCGCGATCCTGCGCGCGGGCGAAACTTTGCGCAGCGTCGTCGATTTGTCCAAGGCCTATGACTTCAGCCAAAGCGGCGAATACGTCGTCGCCTTGAACTCGGTTCTGCAGTTCGCTTCCTTGTCCGACGGCACCATGCTGCGTCAAGGCAACGGCCTGCCGCAGATCGCCAAGAGCGCACCGCTGAGCCTGTGGGTCGCCGGCAAGGGCCAGGGCGCCAGCACGCAAGGCAAGCCGAGCGGCGGCGGCAGTTCCGTGGTCGGCGGCGTGTCGTACAAGAGCTGCAGCGCCACGCAGATCGACAGCATCGGCAGCGCGGTAACCGCCGCGCGCGGTTACGCGGAAAACGCCAAGGGTTATCTCAACGCCGGTACCGTCGGCCCGCGCTACACGACCTGGTTCGGCGCCTACACCTCGGCGCGTTATTCGACGGCGAGCCAGCACTTCGTCGCCATCGACGCGGCGCTGGATCAAAGCAACGGCGAAGTCACGGTGAACTGCGGCTGCAATCAGAAGTACTACGCGTACGTCTATCCGAATCAGCCCTACGAGATTTACGTTTGCCGCGCCTTCTGGACCGCGCCGCTGACCGGCACCGATTCCAAGGCCGGCACCTTGATCCACGAGACCAGTCACTTCACCGCGGTCGCCGGCACGGACGATCATGTGTATGGCCAGTCCGGGGCCAAGAACCTGGCGATCACCGATCCGGCCAGCGCCGTGGACAACGCCGACAGTCACGAGTACTTCGCCGAAAACACGCCTTCGCAAAACTAAACCGTCGCTGTCGGGAAACTAAACCCTCGCTGTCGGGCCCCGGGGCGACCCGGGGCCTTTGCGTTTGCAAGCCCGGCGGCGTCATCCGGGCCCGGCGCTTCGCGCTAAGATCGGGCACAGGGTTGAACTTCAAGCATGGACGCGGGCGCCTGCGGGCATCGGCGCGGTTTTTCGCATGTCCTGGACCACACGCACCACGACGAGGTGTCACGATGAAACTTCTAAAGCGCTCCGCGCTCACTGCGCTGCTTGGCCTGAGCCTGATGGCGACGGCGCAAGCGCAAACCGTCGGCTACAACATACGCACCGGCGATGTCTGGGTGGATACGCGCCTGGGCGAGATCAACGATTACGGACGGCGCTATCCGGAACCCTTCGTCGATGAGATCAGCGGCTACTACGGTGCGCCGCGCTCTTACGTCGAAGAATTGTTGCAGCGCCGGCGTTGGGCCCCGGGCGATGTCTACTACGCTTGCGCGCTGGCGCGCTCACTCGGCGTGCCTTGCCAGAACGTGGTCCGCGAATACGACCGCAATCCGGGGCAGGGCTGGGGCGCGGTCGCGCAACGCATGGGCATCAAGCCCGGCTCGCCCGCGTTCCACGCGCTCAAGCGCGGCGCGGTGACCACGTACGATCGCTGGGGCTATCCGATCCGGGTCGATCAATCCGTGCACGTGAACTGGGCCGATCACGGCCCCGGCAAGGGCAAGGGCCACTCGAAAGGACCGGGCGGGTCCAAGCACGATTCGTATCGCTCCGACCATCCTTCGTCGAAAGGCCATGGAAAGGGCGGATCGAAGGGCGATGATTTCCGTGGCAATGAAAAGGGGCACGGAAACGGTAAGGGACACGGCAACGACAAGGGAAATGGCAAAGGAAACGGCAAGGGAAACGGTAAAGGCCATTGAGCCGCTGAGTATTCGCATGCGGGCGCTGCCCGCATGCGGTCTGGGATGAATCGTTTACGCCGCCTCGCCAAACCCGCGGATCGAACTGCCCCCTCCTGATCCGAGGGGGCAGTGTTCAAACAGGGAAACGATTAAGGCGAGAAGTAGGACGAAATGCTCGACCACACCCCATCCAGGCGCGAGTACGAGTCCGGCTTGTCCGGGCCCAGCGATCCCTTTTTCCTGCACGCCGAGTAGCCGCCGTACAGGCCGCCGCGCAGTTGGTAGTCGCCGGAGCTGTTGATCGTAAACAGCCCGGAACCCGACGAACCGCCTTCGGTCACGCCCGCATTCCAGACCACCTGGGTGAGCGGCGTCTTGCCGTCGAGCGTCGTCGACAAGCCTTTCACCGTGCCCAGCGAGTACTTCTTGAGATCGCCGGCGGGGTGGTGGATGCCTTCGATCGAAGTTCCGGTGGCGGCGATGGCCGCGCTGTTCCAGCCGGCGTAGAGCGCGCCCGTCGGCGGCGCGCTCTTCAGCTCCAGCAGCGAGGTGTCGCGAGTGGTGTCGGCATGGCGCAGATAGGCGCCGCCGGACAAGGTGACCGCGCCCGGATTGGCGGTGTCGTTATTGCAAGCGGTGGCGTCGAAGAACCAATAGGTCTGCAGCGTGTCGGCGACCGTCTGCGTGCTGATGCAGTGCGCCGCGGTCCAGAACAGATTCCGCTTCGGCGAGTTGCTGTTGTTGAGCAGCGTTCCCGAACACAGATAGGACCCCGCGCTGGTGGTGAAGACCATCCGCGCCACCGCCTTGCTCGTATCGAGAAAGCTGGCGCTCGGATTGACGCGGCAGACGATGTCCTGTTCGCAGGCCTGGCTTGCGCCCACGCCGGAGGCCTTGGCGAACTCGCGCGAACTGCCGGCCGGATCGATATCCAGATGCGACAGCTGCGGCACGCTCAGCGAGAAAGCATCGGGCCGTTGACCGGCGGCCAGGACGATTTCGACGGTGATCGTGTCGCCCGCGACTACCGCCGACCAACCCGGCGCCTTGCCGGAGAACGCGCCGCCGTCCTGAGCGAAGACGCGCCCGTCGCTGCCGGCGAAGCGGAACGTGACCGCCGAGGCGGCGGCTTTGCCGGTCGCCCGCAATTGCAGGCCGGCCCGCAGCGCGACCGCGTTGGTGGAGGTCAGAGTGAAACGCGCGCCGCGCGAACCGTCGGCCAGCGTCTCCCAGTCCAGGCCTCCCAGGTCGATGCGGCTGCGGCCGACGTTGCGGGTGAAGCCGACCTCAAGCGGGGTGCCGTTCTTGACCTGATCGGCGCGACGGCCTCGGATCGCGGTGAGCGCGGCTTGTTCCGGCAGGCCCAGATCGACCGCCCGGATGGCCTTCGACTTGCTGCCTGTGGCGAACTCGACGCCCCCCAGAGCCTTGGCCGAGGGCGCCGCGGTGACGGGAGCGGGCCCCATTTCTTCCGCCGAGACGAGAGTCGTGAAACCCGACAATCCGGCGAGCAAGGCAAGCGACAGCGCGTTCTTTGCGATCATGGGCATGGATTCCTGAGTGCGGTGGGTAAGCCGATAGCCCCATCGAAGCGGGAGAGGGGCAGTAGTTGTAACGCCGCCCACTCGCGGTCTCCCTACCCACACGATGTGGACAGAAAGCGCCCTCGGTGTGTTCGACCGTGAGACCGGTCTCAATTCGCAAGTCGCCCAAGCCGCGAGGCTATCGGCGCCAATGCCGGCTTCGGCGCGGGGCAAAAAAAAGGCCGCCCATCGGGGCGGCCTTTTTTGCATCCGGTCGTGCGATGCGGCGAATCGATCAGAAGTTCGGCTTGTCGGCCTCGGCCGCGTAGCGCTGGATCGACTCCACAAGAATCTTCTTGGCTTCCTCGGCGTTGCCCCAACCGTCGAGCTTCACCCACTTGCCCTTCTCCAGGTCCTTGTAGTGCTCGAAGAAGTGGCCGATGCGCTCGAGCCAGTGCGGGCTGACCTGGTCGATGTCGTTGATGTGGCTGTAACCGGCGAAGACCTTGTCCACCGGTACGGCCAGGATCTTTTCGTCGCTGCCGGCCTCATCGACCATGCGCAGCACGCCGACCGGGCGGCAGCGGATCACCGAGCCGGGGATCAGCGGCAGCGGCAGCACCACCAGCACGTCGGCCGGGTCGCCGTCGCCGCAGACGGTGTGCGGCACGTAGCCGTAGTTGCAGGGGTAGCGCATCGGGGTCGAGAGGATGCGGTCGACGAAGATCGCGCCGGAGGCCTTATCGACCTCGTACTTGACCGGCTCGGCGTCCTTCGGGATTTCGATGATGACGTTGAGCTCGTGCGGCGGGTTCTTGCCGGTGGGAACGAGGTCCAGACCCATGTGTGCTCCGACTGCTGAGGCCCGCGCAGGTGCGGGCCGGATGAAAGAAAGGGGTGCGCCATTCTACGCGGCCGGCTGTTGCATTGCAGCACGAGGGGCAGGGCGGATCGGTGCGTCCCCGCTCGGCGCGTAAACGTCCAATCGGCGGCAAAGCCCGGCCTTCGTGCGGCGATCGGCGGCGAAACGCGCGATCGAGCGCCGAGGTCCGACGGCACCTGGGGAGGCGTCCAAAAAACGCAAATCCGCCGTCCAACGCCTGCGCGGCCGCCGGCTTGCCGGTTGCCGGCCCGGCTGTCTATCCTCGATTTAGATCGATATAAATCCGGGGGCGGCGATGCAGTGGTGGGGGCATGTCCAGCAGGAATTGGTCGGCTTTTTCGGCCTGGGCGCATTGCTGGAGCTGTTGGCCGAGCGCGGCTACCGGGCCCTGCTCAGCGCCGACGGCGCGGCGGCGCTGCTGTATCCGGTGATCCCGGTCCTGCTGGTCTATGAGCTGCTGCGCACCATCGCCCATCGCCAGTTCAAGCTTGAGGACTACAAGCTCCCGTTCCTGACCATGCTGGCCAACCGGCTGATCTCGGCGTTCCTGACCTTCGGCGTGGTCACCCTGTGCATCGGCCTGCTGCAGCCGTACGCGCCGTTTCAGGTCGGCATCAGCGTGCCGGGCCTGATCTACGGCTATCTGGTCTGGGAGTTCGCGCACTTCGTCTACCACTACCTCGCGCACAAGGTGCGGCTGCTGTGGTGTCTGCATTCGACTCATCACGCGCCGGTGGCGATGAATCTGTCCGTCAACTACGCGCACTTGTTCCTGGAGGCGCCGTACGCGGACCTGGTACGCACCAGCATCTGCATCCTGGCCGGGGTGGAGCCGCCGCTGTTGCTGCTGATCATGTTCATCGACGGCCTGTGGGGGCAGTTCATCCATCTGGGCGAACACGCGCTCAAGGACGGACGCCTGGGGTTCCTGCACCGGATCATCCTCACGCCCGCGCATCACCGCGTGCATCACGCGCGCAACGTGGTCTACATGGACACCAACTTCTGCAATCTGCTCAACGTCTGGGACCGCGTGTTTCGCACCTACCAGCCGCAGCGCGAAGACGTGCGCATCGAATACGGCATCACCCGGCCGATGAAGCCCGGCAGTTTTCTCGACGCTTACCTGGGCGAGTTCCATGCCTTGGGGCGCGATATCGCCAAAGCGCCGGGATTGAAGAACAAGTTGCTGTATCTGGTGATGCCGCCGGGTTGGAGCCACGACGGCGACCACAAGACGGCCGAGGCGAGCAAACGTGCGTGGCTGGCGCAACAGAGGGCATCGGTATGACGCGTTGGTGCGGGTGGGGCGTGGCGGTGAGTCTGGTTTTGCTTGGGTCGTCGGCGCAGGCCTTGGAACCTGCGCGGGTTAACTTGGCTCTGAAGCGTCCGACCACGGGCTCGACGATCTGCAAGCCCGGCGAGGAAGCGGAGAAAGCGGTCAACGGTTTGCTCGCCAGCAAGACCCACGACAAGTTCTGCTCGCTGGAACGGCCGGCGTGGCTGCAGGTGGATCTGCAATCGCTGCGCACGTTGCACGGCTTCACGGTCAAGCATGCGCAGGCCGGCGCGGAACCGGCATCGATGAACACCCGCGCGTTCGCCCTGTCGGTGTCGCCCGACGGCGCGAGGTGGCGGCAAGTGGTGAAGATCGACGACAACGTCGAAGGCGTCAGCACCCATCGCATCGCACCGATGCAGGCGCGCTACGTGCGCCTGGAGGTGAGCCAACCCGCGCAGGACCCGGCCGATCCGGCCACGCGGATCTACGAACTGGAAGTCTGGTAACCCGCGCCAGCGGCCCGCGCCGGCCGCGGGCCGACCCTGGTGCCGACCCTGGTGCCGACCCTAGCTTGGGTACGCCCTAGCTTGGATGCGGCCATACGTCTGCGTATCTATGGAGGCTCGAACTCCGTCCATCGCAGGTCCGACATGTCCGTACAGCTCGATGCCACCCGTCCCGCGCCGCCCCCGGCCGACAGCTACTGGGACAACCCGGCCGCCAACGACCCGAGCCGTCTGCTCGACCCGCAGCCACAGGTGACCGCCGATCCGGCCGCCTTGCTGGCGCCGGCGCAAAGCGCGGCGACGGGCGATGCGGTCCGCATCGAAGGCACCGACACCAATCCGCAGCAGCGCAGCCAGGGCAGCACGCCCGACGGCAAGACCGTCCAGATCGATCCGCTGCATCAAGGCGCCGAAGTCTCGATCGCGCGCGAGCAGACCCTGGCCGATGCCGGCGGCGGCCGCACCTACGTCAGCACCGACCAGGTGGTGCTGAGCACCGGCGCGAAAAACGACGACGTGCAGATCACCCAGCGCGACGACGGCACCCTGGATGTCGGCGTCAACGGCGAGAAGTACGAAGTGCGCCTGGGCGAAAACCAGGAACTCACCATCCGCAGCGGCGCCGGCAACGACACCATCAACGTCGCCTCCAACGTCAAGGTCAACATCGTCGTCGATGGCGGCGCGGGCGACGACAAGATCGCCACCGGCGCCGGCGCCGATCGCATCGACGGCGGCCTGGGCAACGACGACATCAGCACCGGCGCCGGCCGCGACGATGTGTTCGGCAACAGCGGCGACGATCGTCTCGACGCCGGCAGCGGCGACGACGTGGTGTACGGCGGCGACGGCGTCGATCGCCTGGCCGGCGGCGACGGCGTGGACTTCCTCGAAGGCGGCAAGGGCAACGACGCGCTCGACGGCGGCGCC is a genomic window containing:
- a CDS encoding M91 family zinc metallopeptidase; its protein translation is MSVQLDATRPAPPPADSYWDNPAANDPSRLLDPQPQVTADPAALLAPAQSAATGDAVRIEGTDTNPQQRSQGSTPDGKTVQIDPLHQGAEVSIAREQTLADAGGGRTYVSTDQVVLSTGAKNDDVQITQRDDGTLDVGVNGEKYEVRLGENQELTIRSGAGNDTINVASNVKVNIVVDGGAGDDKIATGAGADRIDGGLGNDDISTGAGRDDVFGNSGDDRLDAGSGDDVVYGGDGVDRLAGGDGVDFLEGGKGNDALDGGAGKDMLSGGLDDDTLRGGEGDDAVYTGAGKDTVDNQSGTDTVYAQTAADLINAAGGARNTVINVEISSSKGVSIEGSDAFKQRVGAEIDFLRSSPNGQQMLAEFDKAAARGNTVTIKELANEQNGYAQTFSNDADIVNGKPGKGGDVQISYNPSFHMAEFPAPVVVLYHEMSHSYNGVNGSFQPGTYRGTGPDDGRVPNAERQAVGLETSAPAYDFDGDPGTPKTTANPDHLTENGLRGELGLPDRPSYSL